The region AAGGTGCCGTCTGCATTCTGGATCACGCCGGGTAAAATACGCGGCTGATCGCGGTCAATACCCGTTACGTACATCGAGCCATTCTGGCGGGCATCAACGGCGTTGAACGAGAAAATCTGACCACCCTGACGGGTATCAACCAGTACAGACAGGGCTATACCTTTGTACGAGAAGGTGTTGGTTAAGCCCGCGATGTAGTTAGGCTGCGGGTTCGAAATAACCGAGTTGGCCAAGCCCGGCGCAAACTGCCCGTTGGTTCCATTGATAATATACTGACCGGCAAACTGACCGGTTGCGTCATAGTACAAACCATTGGGGTCGGTATTCTGAGCCCGTGAGTTGGCCGTACTAACAATAACACCATACGGATAGCCTTCGTAGATAGACGGAGCAATACCGATAAATGAGTTACCCGCTATGTTAGACGACTTAACACCGGGAGCAATGGAAACCACCTTGTTGCGGATCAGCGTGTAGTTCAGCGTAGCATCCCATTTGAAACCACCAACTCGCACGGGCGTTGCACTCAGGATCAATTCAACCCCCCGGTTCTGTAATTCACCAACGTTGGTTGTCCGGGTGTCGAAACCCGATGAGTTCGAAACGGCTACGTTGAAAATCTGCTGCGTACTCTTTGAGTCGAAGTACGTAGCATCGACGCTCAGGCGGTTCTTGAAGAAGCCAAGGTTGATACCGAACTCATACGACGTTACAAACTCAGGCTTGAGGCTGTTGTTACCAATTCGGGTATCAATGCTAAAGCCGGGTGTGTTGTTTGGTGCCAGTGGGTAAACGATGTTAGCAACGTTGTTACCATAGCTAGACTTATTGTAAACGGTGCTCAACTGGTAAGGGTCGGCATCACGACCAACTTTAGCAATGCTGGCCCGCACTTTCGCATAAGAAAGCACGTCGGAGTTGATCTTGAAGGCGTCTGTTGGCACGAAGCTAACCGAGGCACCCGGATAGAAATAGGTGTTGTTCGCTTTCGGCAGAGTAGACGACTGGTCGGCACGTCCGGATAATTCCAGGAAGATGTAGTTATTGTAGTTCAGCGACAACTGGCCATAGTAACCCACCAGACGACGCAGGGTCGAGCTTTCGAACGTACCCGTGAACACCGTACCGCTGTTGATGTTATAAAAACCGGGCAGGGTCAGGGAGGTTGCATCGGCCGCCGACTCCTGGGTTTTCCGCTGGTTGATGTTGTTACCCAGCAGCAGGTTCGCGTTCAGCCCTTCCATAAACAGGTTGTCCTTGCGGGCCGTGATCAACAGATCGCCGTTCAACTCATTCCGGAAGAAGTTATCCTGCTGAACCTGGCCTGCCGGAGCACGACCCGAGCTAATGGGCAGAATCAACTTACGACGGTCGGTGTAAGTATCACCCGTTACCCGGTAAGCGACGTTTAACCAGCTGGCTACGTCGTAGCTCAGTTGGAAATTGCCGAAGAAACGGTCAACCTGGCTGTCGAGACGTTCGTTGTTAACGCTCCATTGTGGGTTGTTTGTCGACGGGGTGAAGTAGATACTTTTTCCGTCAGCACCCTGGTAGGGCTCGTTTGCCAGGTCATAACTCCGCGGAATACGGGTAATCTGCCCAAACGCACTGGCGCCGTTACCACCCGGCACTGCGCGCGATACCGTTTGTACGTACGTACCCGTACCACTCACTTTCAGGCCGTTTTTCAGTTTCGACTCACCGCCTAACTGTACGTTTGTCCGGTTGAATTTCGTGTTCTGAACGATACCATTCTGTAGGGTATTACCAATAGCAATAATGTAGTTGCGTGTGGCATCGCCCGAGGCAATGTTAACCGAGTTCTGCAGAATACTGCCCTGACGGTAGAAGTCCCGTACGTTGTTCGGATACGCCTGATAGGGCACAACCTGGTTCTGGGTATTAGTAACCGATGTTGGTCCACCTACAAACGGAGGTCCCCATGAGTTATTGGACGTTGGGGTAAACAGGTTGTTTGCTCCTTGCCCGTAGTCGTTCTGGAACCTTGGAATGCCGTATACATTCTGTACGTTGTACGACGAATTGACCGTTACTTCGGTTTTGTTGTTCTGGTTGCGGCCCGATTTCGTCGTAATAACGATAGCACCAGCCGAAGCCCGCGAACCGTACAGAACGGCAGCTGCGGGTCCTTTCAGTACGTTCACCGATTCAATACTCTCCGGGTTGATGTCGGCCAGACGGTTAGAAGGCTGCGTACCAAACAGCGTGTTCTGTGTCAGGTTAACGTCGTTGCTAAAGATGATCCCATCGACCACGATCAAGGGCTGGTTACTGCCATTGAATGATGTAATACCCCGAATGTTGATGTTTGTTGATGCGCCTGGTGTGCCACTGGAACCCGTGATATTGACGCCCGCTACTTTACCCTGTAAGGCATTAAGCAGGTTTGGTTCTGAGCGTTGTGCTAGAATATTACCGCCAATTTCCTG is a window of Spirosoma linguale DSM 74 DNA encoding:
- a CDS encoding TonB-dependent receptor plug (PFAM: TonB-dependent receptor plug; TonB-dependent receptor~KEGG: mxa:MXAN_4746 TonB-dependent receptor), whose translation is MQKILLGSWLLSLLFCLPVLAQDIAVSGRVTSSDDGSTLPGVSVQVKGTTRGAITDADGNYRISVPANARLVFSFIGYTGQEVAVGNKTTINVTLVAGSQSLDEIVVTAQGIERDKRSLGYATQEIGGNILAQRSEPNLLNALQGKVAGVNITGSSGTPGASTNINIRGITSFNGSNQPLIVVDGIIFSNDVNLTQNTLFGTQPSNRLADINPESIESVNVLKGPAAAVLYGSRASAGAIVITTKSGRNQNNKTEVTVNSSYNVQNVYGIPRFQNDYGQGANNLFTPTSNNSWGPPFVGGPTSVTNTQNQVVPYQAYPNNVRDFYRQGSILQNSVNIASGDATRNYIIAIGNTLQNGIVQNTKFNRTNVQLGGESKLKNGLKVSGTGTYVQTVSRAVPGGNGASAFGQITRIPRSYDLANEPYQGADGKSIYFTPSTNNPQWSVNNERLDSQVDRFFGNFQLSYDVASWLNVAYRVTGDTYTDRRKLILPISSGRAPAGQVQQDNFFRNELNGDLLITARKDNLFMEGLNANLLLGNNINQRKTQESAADATSLTLPGFYNINSGTVFTGTFESSTLRRLVGYYGQLSLNYNNYIFLELSGRADQSSTLPKANNTYFYPGASVSFVPTDAFKINSDVLSYAKVRASIAKVGRDADPYQLSTVYNKSSYGNNVANIVYPLAPNNTPGFSIDTRIGNNSLKPEFVTSYEFGINLGFFKNRLSVDATYFDSKSTQQIFNVAVSNSSGFDTRTTNVGELQNRGVELILSATPVRVGGFKWDATLNYTLIRNKVVSIAPGVKSSNIAGNSFIGIAPSIYEGYPYGVIVSTANSRAQNTDPNGLYYDATGQFAGQYIINGTNGQFAPGLANSVISNPQPNYIAGLTNTFSYKGIALSVLVDTRQGGQIFSFNAVDARQNGSMYVTGIDRDQPRILPGVIQNADGTFRPNNIQLPAQTYWGALGGLASEAAVYDATVYRLREVALNYSLPKTLLGKTPFGAISVGVSGRNLFFYAPNFPADPEVNTQGAGNIQGLDLNGPPNTRNFGGNIRLTF